The following are encoded together in the Salvelinus alpinus chromosome 29, SLU_Salpinus.1, whole genome shotgun sequence genome:
- the LOC139558516 gene encoding CMP-N-acetylneuraminate-beta-galactosamide-alpha-2,3-sialyltransferase 1-like isoform X1, translating to MYLSMQKNFRTFTVLAFIATFTMFLFSFTLRDPSLYFFKYAIRKSDSFFSNGQCGCRECMTELEDDPWFTERFNLSVPPLMSRRNSLLTIDTYHWWQRLQGQKDPANFREVVEKLFQVIPDDDDLYKDAGPERCRTCAVVGNSGNLKGSHYGPLIDSSDVIIRMNMAPTSGFEEDVGSRTTLHVMYPESAIDLDNTTSLLLIPFKTLDLQWITSALTTGSINKTYFPVRSRIKANKNRVLIYSPTFFKYVYDTWLERHGRYPSTGFLSLLFAVHICDKVNMYGFGADRYGNWHHYWQKNYHGGEFRKTGVHDADHEHNVTMLLADKHKINIFKGF from the exons ATGTATCTATCGATGCAGAAGAACTTCAGGACATTTACTGTGTTAGCCTTTATTGCAACTTTCACCATGTTCCTCTTCAGTTTCACTTTGAGAGATCCCTCTCTGTACTTCTTCAAATATGCCATACGCAAGTCGGACAGCTTCTTCTCTAATGGCCAGTGTGGCTGTCGAGAGTGTATGACAGAGCTGGAGGACGACCCCTGGTTCACTGAGCGGTTCAACCTGTCAGTCCCCCCTCTGATGTCTAGGAGGAACAGCCTGCTGACTATTGACACATACCACTGGTGGCAG CGGTTGCAGGGACAGAAGGACCCGGCCAACTTCAGAGAGGTGGTGGAGAAGTTGTTCCAGGTCATCCCTGATGATGACGACCTCTACAAGGACGCTGGGCCTGAGCGCTGTAGGACCTGTGCTGTGGTGGGGAATTCTGGGAACCTCAAGGGCTCCCACTACGGACCCCTCATCGActccagtgatgtcatcatcag AATGAACATGGCTCCTACCTCTGGCTTTGAGGAGGATGTTGGGAGCCGGACTACGCTTCACGTCATGTACCCAGAGAGCGCCATAGATCTGGACAACACCACCAGTCTTCTGCTCATCCCCTTCAAGACTCTGGACCTGCAGTGGATCACCAGTGCCTTGACCACCGGCTCCATCAACAA AACATACTTTCCTGTCCGGTCCAGGATTAAGGCAAACAAGAACAGG GTGCTGATATACAGCCCAACCTTCTTTAAATATGTCTATGACACATGGCTGGAGCGTCATGGCCGGTATCCCTCCACTGGCTTCCTCAGCCTATTGTTCGCCGTGCATATCTGCGATAAG GTGAATATGTACGGGTTCGGAGCGGACCGGTATGGGAACTGGCACCACTACTGGCAAAAGAATTACCACGGAGGCGAATTCCGCAAAACTGGGGTGCATGATGCGGACCATGAGCACAACGTCACCATGCTTCTGGCTGACAAACACAAGATCAATATTTTCAAAGGCTTCTGA
- the LOC139558516 gene encoding CMP-N-acetylneuraminate-beta-galactosamide-alpha-2,3-sialyltransferase 1-like isoform X2, with protein MYLSMQKNFRTFTVLAFIATFTMFLFSFTLRDPSLYFFKYAIRKSDSFFSNGQCGCRECMTELEDDPWFTERFNLSVPPLMSRRNSLLTIDTYHWWQRLQGQKDPANFREVVEKLFQVIPDDDDLYKDAGPERCRTCAVVGNSGNLKGSHYGPLIDSSDVIIRMNMAPTSGFEEDVGSRTTLHVMYPESAIDLDNTTSLLLIPFKTLDLQWITSALTTGSINKTYFPVRSRIKANKNRVLIYSPTFFKYVYDTWLERHGRYPSTGFLSLLFAVHICDKVSPPTFTSICLSAKVLYTMSVTAKHELGSR; from the exons ATGTATCTATCGATGCAGAAGAACTTCAGGACATTTACTGTGTTAGCCTTTATTGCAACTTTCACCATGTTCCTCTTCAGTTTCACTTTGAGAGATCCCTCTCTGTACTTCTTCAAATATGCCATACGCAAGTCGGACAGCTTCTTCTCTAATGGCCAGTGTGGCTGTCGAGAGTGTATGACAGAGCTGGAGGACGACCCCTGGTTCACTGAGCGGTTCAACCTGTCAGTCCCCCCTCTGATGTCTAGGAGGAACAGCCTGCTGACTATTGACACATACCACTGGTGGCAG CGGTTGCAGGGACAGAAGGACCCGGCCAACTTCAGAGAGGTGGTGGAGAAGTTGTTCCAGGTCATCCCTGATGATGACGACCTCTACAAGGACGCTGGGCCTGAGCGCTGTAGGACCTGTGCTGTGGTGGGGAATTCTGGGAACCTCAAGGGCTCCCACTACGGACCCCTCATCGActccagtgatgtcatcatcag AATGAACATGGCTCCTACCTCTGGCTTTGAGGAGGATGTTGGGAGCCGGACTACGCTTCACGTCATGTACCCAGAGAGCGCCATAGATCTGGACAACACCACCAGTCTTCTGCTCATCCCCTTCAAGACTCTGGACCTGCAGTGGATCACCAGTGCCTTGACCACCGGCTCCATCAACAA AACATACTTTCCTGTCCGGTCCAGGATTAAGGCAAACAAGAACAGG GTGCTGATATACAGCCCAACCTTCTTTAAATATGTCTATGACACATGGCTGGAGCGTCATGGCCGGTATCCCTCCACTGGCTTCCTCAGCCTATTGTTCGCCGTGCATATCTGCGATAAGGTGAGTCCACCCACCTTCACTTCCATTTGTCTGTCTGCCAAAGTTCTATACACCATGAGCGTGACTGCAAAGCATGAGCTGGGTTCGCGTTGA